Part of the Solwaraspora sp. WMMA2065 genome is shown below.
GTACTGCACGGCTCGATCGAGGCGCTGCACCGGGCCGTACGGTCCGCCGGCTGCTCGCCGGAACAGGTGCACTCGGTGCTGCTGGTCGGTGGCTCGTCGCGGATGCCGATCGTCTCCCAGCTGGTCGGCTCCGAGCTGGGCCGGCCGGTGGCGGTCGACGCGCACCCCAAGTACTCGGTCTCGCTCGGCGCCGCCTGGCTGGCCGCCGCGGAGCTGACCGGCCAGACGATGCCGGCCGGGCCCGCCCCGACCCCGACCCCGGCTCCGCCGGCTGCGGCGGCCGCGGCGACCGGCACCTACCGGGTGCCGCCGACCGCGCCGGTCCCGCCGACCGCGCCGACCGCGCCGGTCTCCGCGGCGGGCTACCGCACGTCGTCGCCGCCGGCTGGCGTCACTGGCGTCGCCTCCGTCGGACGCGGCAGCCCGGACGCCGGCAGCGGCTATCCGTCCCGTACCGAGACGTTCGCTTCGGCGAACTCCATCGGCACTGAAGACTCCCCGGGGCGGCGCGGTGGGGAGAAACCGTCGGCGAAGCGTGGCCGGGGGCCGCTGATCGTGGCCGCCGCCGTGTTGGTGGTGCTGTTCACCGGCGGCGGGGTCACCTACGCGCTGACCAGCGGACAGGGCGACGACGGCCAGCCGGTGGCCAACGGCGTGGACGATCCTGGTCAGGACACCGGAGCGGAACAGCCGCAGGACCAGCAGCCGGAGCAGACCGGTGAGCCGGAGCCGGAAACGCCGCAGATCCCGGCCGACGAGCAGTGCACCGACGAGATCAAGAGCAACTGGACCTGGGTCTGTCTCACCTCGGCGCGGGTCGCCGGCGGCAAACTGACCGTGGAGTACGAGGCCGAGTTCGGCGGGAACCAGCCGTCCACCAACGGCGGATGGCACCTGCACATCTACGGCAGCGACGGCACCACCCCGCCGGACCACGTGATGGGCAGCCACGTCCCCGACGGCCAGCGGGGATCCTGGTACGTCGAGGACCAGAACCCGTCGGTGGTCTGGACGAACGACCGGGCGTTCATCAACGCGATCGGCGAACAGCCGAAGGTGTGTGCCCGGATCGCGAACTCGGCCCACGAACTGGCGCAGCACGACAACGGCAGCTACACCACCGGCAACTGCGTCAAGATTCGCTGGGAGTGACCCGGTAGTCGACCCGGACCGCGCGAGTGTTCCTGTGTGGAGATGCTGTCGGGCACGGGAACACTCGCCGGGTGGCTGTTGGATGCCGGCGGGTCTGCCGGTGACCTGCGACCGGGTGCCGGTCAGTCCGACCGGGTCGTGACGCTTGGCCGAGGGCGGTCGCCGTACAGCCGCCCCTCGGTCGCCTTCACCGACGCGACCAGGACGAACGACAGCGTCACCAGCAGCGCCCAGGAGCCGAACTTGCCAGCGTGCACGAACGTCCAGACGTGCTGCTGGTCCGGGTAGGTCCAGGCGCCGAGGAACGTGGCGATGTTCTCGGCGACCCACAGGAAGAAGCCGATCAGCACGAACGCCAGAGCCAGTGGCATCCGTAGCCGGGCGTCGCCGACGGTGTAGTGCACCCAGGTCCGGCGGAGCGCGATCAGCAGCAGCACCGCGATCACCCAGCGGGCGTCGGGCAGGACGTGGTGGGTGAAGAAGTTGACGTAGACCGCGACGGCGAGCCCGGTCACCGCCATCGCCGGGTAGCGGGTCACCCGTAGGTCGAAGCGGCGCCACGCCTGACAGATATAGGAGCCGACCGCCGCGTACATGAAACCGGAGTAGAGCGGCACCCCGGCGACCTGGGTCAGCGCATCCTCCGGGTACGACCCAGCCGATGCGCCACAACCCCGATCGTCAGCGCGACCATACAGATCAGCAGCGCGTCGTAGCGGGGGACCGGCAGCGGGACCACCGATGTCAGCGCCAGACAGGTGAAGACCGCGACCGCGAAGCCGCACGACTTCGCCTCGGTCCAGCCGAACCGCAGCAACAGGACGGCGCGTCGGCGCAGGTCCGCGCGGGCCCAGACGGCCGCCGTCATGGCGGTCGCCC
Proteins encoded:
- a CDS encoding Hsp70 family protein gives rise to the protein MYALGIDLGTTFTAAAIWREGRVETVSLGGRSSAIPSVVLLRQDETFLTGEAAHRRGLSEPQRVAREFKRRLGDTTPILLGGVPQSAEALMSRLLRSVVEEVARREGSFPAAICVSHPANWGPYKLDLLRQAVRMANLDVPVTYTTEPAAAAINYAEQQRIEPGSIVAVYDLGGGTFDAAMLRKTPTGFEIMGQPEGIERLGGIDFDAAVFNHVRATLGGKLEELDEEDPAAIAAVARLRDECIQAKEALSSDTDTSIPVLLPNISTEIRLTRAELEAMVRPVLHGSIEALHRAVRSAGCSPEQVHSVLLVGGSSRMPIVSQLVGSELGRPVAVDAHPKYSVSLGAAWLAAAELTGQTMPAGPAPTPTPAPPAAAAAATGTYRVPPTAPVPPTAPTAPVSAAGYRTSSPPAGVTGVASVGRGSPDAGSGYPSRTETFASANSIGTEDSPGRRGGEKPSAKRGRGPLIVAAAVLVVLFTGGGVTYALTSGQGDDGQPVANGVDDPGQDTGAEQPQDQQPEQTGEPEPETPQIPADEQCTDEIKSNWTWVCLTSARVAGGKLTVEYEAEFGGNQPSTNGGWHLHIYGSDGTTPPDHVMGSHVPDGQRGSWYVEDQNPSVVWTNDRAFINAIGEQPKVCARIANSAHELAQHDNGSYTTGNCVKIRWE